One segment of Spiroplasma cantharicola DNA contains the following:
- a CDS encoding 23S rRNA (pseudouridine(1915)-N(3))-methyltransferase RlmH — protein sequence MKIKIICFNKVNKEYKEVYKTYIDKLKNHCTLEVIEINEFDHGDIKSNMVKNEQNINLKILESKEYEFFLLDINAKQYSSELIAQTLQENQNYKSGKICFIIGPSDGFSEDFRNIHKNKISFGLITLPYNLVRIILLEQIYRGFKIIKNQKYHK from the coding sequence ATGAAAATAAAAATAATTTGTTTTAATAAAGTAAATAAAGAATATAAAGAAGTTTATAAAACATATATAGATAAACTTAAAAATCATTGTACTTTGGAAGTGATTGAAATTAATGAATTTGATCATGGCGATATAAAATCAAATATGGTAAAAAATGAACAAAATATTAATTTGAAAATATTAGAAAGTAAGGAATATGAATTTTTTTTATTAGATATAAATGCAAAACAGTACAGTTCTGAATTAATTGCACAAACTTTACAAGAAAATCAAAACTATAAAAGTGGTAAAATTTGTTTTATTATTGGACCAAGTGATGGATTCAGTGAAGATTTTAGAAATATACATAAAAATAAAATTAGTTTTGGTCTAATTACTTTGCCTTATAATTTAGTAAGAATAATTTTATTAGAACAAATTTATCGAGGTTTTAAAATCATTAAAAATCAAAAATATCATAAATAA
- the ylqF gene encoding ribosome biogenesis GTPase YlqF: MNDEKSSFNWFPGHMNKSIKEIEQKISIVDLVMEIVDARAPFSTQNPLLRKILNTRPRLIILTKFDLSDKDITNQWTEYFKSIGNTTYIVKDKQADIYSDILKLINEMTKESQLKQKKRGIEKPQLNVLVVGIPNVGKSTVISKLSKGKTLKIGNKPGVTRGMQRIVMTNSITLIDTPGILPAKFENETVACNCAATNSIRLDVIPKERMATKLMRYIYNSYPSLIENTYKINKHVLRPIDYDDTFTIFEEIAKRNKFTILDEIADVERAIELFIQDIIKNNLGNISFEKPIEIKEISKQTIQEKDLESAIVSDLTVEW, from the coding sequence ATGAATGACGAAAAATCAAGTTTCAATTGGTTTCCAGGTCATATGAATAAAAGTATTAAAGAAATCGAACAAAAGATTTCAATAGTTGATCTGGTTATGGAAATTGTTGATGCAAGAGCACCGTTCTCAACACAAAATCCATTACTAAGAAAAATACTAAATACTAGACCAAGATTAATAATATTAACAAAATTTGACTTATCAGATAAAGACATAACTAATCAATGGACTGAATATTTTAAGTCTATAGGAAATACAACATATATTGTAAAAGATAAACAAGCTGATATTTACAGTGATATTTTAAAACTTATAAATGAAATGACTAAAGAGTCACAATTGAAACAGAAGAAACGGGGAATAGAAAAACCTCAACTCAATGTTTTAGTTGTTGGTATTCCAAATGTTGGTAAATCAACAGTTATTTCAAAACTTTCAAAAGGAAAAACTTTAAAAATTGGTAATAAGCCTGGTGTTACAAGAGGAATGCAAAGAATTGTAATGACAAACAGTATTACATTGATTGATACTCCGGGAATCTTACCTGCAAAGTTTGAAAATGAAACGGTGGCTTGTAATTGTGCTGCTACGAACTCAATTAGATTAGATGTTATTCCAAAAGAAAGAATGGCAACTAAATTAATGAGATATATTTATAATTCATATCCATCATTAATTGAAAATACTTATAAAATTAATAAGCATGTATTAAGACCCATTGATTATGATGATACATTTACTATTTTTGAAGAAATTGCAAAGAGAAATAAATTTACAATTCTTGATGAAATAGCTGATGTTGAAAGAGCAATAGAATTATTTATTCAAGATATTATTAAAAACAATTTGGGAAATATTTCATTTGAAAAGCCAATTGAAATAAAGGAAATATCGAAACAAACGATTCAAGAGAAAGATTTAGAATCAGCAATAGTAAGTGATTTAACAGTTGAATGATAG
- a CDS encoding ribonuclease HII, translated as MIENPRYLFDQKIREENKVNLISGSDEVGRGAMAGPIVVASVILKPEYNNFKIRDSKLLNEKQREELFEEIKQNCIAYSICEYDSKFVDEFNPKRTSQIGMIDTIKKLKIKPDICLIDGENIELNLCKTIKIIKGDNLSITIGAASILAKVYRDRIMNNYHLKYPQYNFIKNKGYCTIDHQNRVKEFGILDIHRFSYKPIKFLKEKKDEL; from the coding sequence ATGATAGAAAACCCAAGATACTTATTTGATCAAAAAATAAGAGAAGAAAATAAAGTTAATTTAATTTCAGGCAGTGATGAAGTTGGCAGAGGAGCAATGGCTGGTCCAATTGTTGTTGCTAGTGTAATTTTAAAACCTGAGTATAATAATTTTAAAATTAGAGATTCTAAATTATTAAATGAAAAACAAAGAGAAGAGTTGTTTGAAGAAATTAAACAAAATTGTATTGCATATAGCATTTGTGAATATGATTCTAAGTTTGTAGATGAGTTCAATCCCAAAAGGACAAGTCAAATTGGTATGATTGATACAATAAAAAAATTAAAAATTAAGCCAGATATTTGCTTAATTGATGGAGAAAATATAGAATTAAATTTGTGTAAAACGATAAAAATTATTAAGGGTGACAATTTGAGTATTACTATAGGAGCTGCGAGCATTTTAGCAAAAGTTTATAGAGACAGAATAATGAATAATTATCATTTAAAATATCCACAGTATAATTTCATAAAAAATAAAGGTTATTGTACAATTGATCATCAAAATAGAGTTAAAGAATTTGGTATTTTGGATATTCATAGATTTTCTTATAAACCAATAAAATTTCTAAAGGAGAAAAAAGATGAACTTTAA
- a CDS encoding phospho-sugar mutase has translation MNFNKNNEVYQEWLNSNHLDENLKEELLKASDEELNAAFNIQLEFGTAGIRGILGAGPGRFNLYTIKKVTMSYAKLLLSKYGDVLNRGVVIGHDNRKFSKEFSQLTAEILTSFGIKAYLFENNIMKPTPVVSFATKQLNAIGGIVITASHNPAIYNGYKIYDEFGCQLIDEDTQIIAEYMEEISDILNWNYKFDETLLEVVPQNVLEKYKEMIENLQFYKKKPRNKFKMIYSAVNGTGTEFTPPLLRSFGYEVIEVAEHAFEDSTFKNVGNPNPEFEPAWKIPLEYGEKHKDASIIIIQDPDADRIGCAVNHNGKWIRIDGNQTGPLLIEWKLSQMKEHNLTPENPAMYSSFVTSDLGDRIANETYNVKVIKTLTGFKWMGSEILKEPERNLNFVFAYEESYGYVLDSSTRDKDGIQATTMLVEAAWYYKQKGKTLIDVLNDLYAKYGYYYTYTENLNFKPEEIKSKVEPIMKKLREEEFSSMGGLKLSYVEDYIDGLFNMPGQNLMKFYFEDGSWFAVRPSGTEPKVKIYFICVSNNEESAISKCELIFKDLKKFLEI, from the coding sequence ATGAACTTTAATAAGAACAATGAAGTCTATCAGGAGTGATTAAATTCTAATCACTTAGATGAAAATTTAAAAGAAGAATTATTGAAAGCAAGTGATGAAGAATTAAATGCTGCATTTAATATTCAACTAGAATTTGGAACTGCTGGAATAAGAGGTATTCTTGGAGCAGGACCAGGAAGATTTAATTTGTATACAATTAAAAAAGTAACTATGAGTTATGCAAAATTGTTATTATCAAAATATGGAGATGTTTTAAACAGAGGAGTTGTTATTGGTCATGATAATAGAAAATTTTCAAAAGAATTTTCTCAATTGACTGCTGAAATTCTAACAAGTTTTGGTATTAAAGCTTACTTATTTGAAAATAACATTATGAAACCAACGCCAGTAGTTTCATTTGCAACCAAACAATTAAATGCAATTGGTGGTATTGTAATTACTGCAAGTCATAATCCAGCTATTTATAATGGTTATAAAATTTATGATGAGTTTGGATGCCAATTAATTGATGAAGATACACAAATAATTGCAGAATATATGGAAGAAATAAGTGATATTTTAAATTGAAATTATAAATTTGATGAAACACTTCTTGAAGTTGTACCTCAAAATGTTTTAGAAAAATATAAGGAAATGATTGAAAATTTACAATTCTATAAAAAGAAACCAAGAAATAAATTTAAAATGATTTACTCAGCTGTTAATGGAACTGGAACAGAGTTTACTCCACCATTATTGAGAAGTTTTGGTTATGAAGTAATCGAAGTTGCAGAACATGCCTTTGAAGATTCAACATTTAAAAATGTTGGAAATCCTAATCCAGAATTTGAACCGGCTTGAAAAATTCCATTAGAATATGGAGAAAAACATAAAGATGCTTCAATTATAATTATTCAAGATCCTGATGCTGACAGAATAGGTTGTGCAGTTAATCATAATGGTAAATGAATTAGAATTGATGGTAATCAAACAGGACCATTATTAATTGAATGAAAATTAAGTCAAATGAAAGAACATAATTTAACTCCAGAAAATCCAGCTATGTATTCTAGTTTTGTTACAAGTGATTTAGGAGATAGAATTGCAAATGAAACTTATAATGTTAAAGTTATAAAAACTCTTACAGGATTTAAATGAATGGGTTCAGAAATCTTAAAAGAACCTGAAAGAAATTTAAATTTTGTATTTGCCTATGAAGAAAGTTATGGTTATGTTCTTGACTCTTCAACAAGAGATAAAGATGGAATTCAAGCAACAACAATGTTAGTTGAAGCTGCATGATATTACAAACAAAAAGGCAAAACATTAATTGATGTATTAAATGATTTATATGCAAAATATGGTTATTACTATACATACACTGAAAATTTAAATTTTAAACCAGAAGAAATTAAATCGAAAGTTGAACCTATAATGAAAAAACTTAGAGAAGAAGAGTTTTCATCAATGGGTGGCTTAAAATTAAGTTATGTTGAAGATTATATTGATGGGTTATTCAATATGCCTGGACAGAATTTAATGAAGTTTTATTTTGAAGATGGAAGTTGATTTGCAGTTAGACCTTCAGGAACTGAACCTAAGGTTAAAATATATTTTATTTGCGTTAGCAATAATGAAGAATCAGCTATATCTAAGTGTGAGTTAATTTTTAAAGATCTAAAAAAATTCTTAGAAATATAA
- a CDS encoding CoA-disulfide reductase: MKTLIIGGSATGMGVAARLKRNDPSIEITVIQDKDYVSLGACGLPYFVANNFEDKNILIARKKEEFEKTGIKIISNAKVDSVDFKNKTVSFNGQFESYDNLVLAVGAKPIKPNIIGVEGENVFSLTTLEDGVLLKEKILNNDKIKKVVIVGAGFIGLEMTETFAELNKQVYLLEMESKVMKKAFDEEISNLIEEKLIEKKINTLLGEQLVEIKLKNDKVNSILLKSGKEIKADAVLLSVGFQPNTLFLKNSDLKMNDRGTIIVNQKGETNIKGVYAAGDCATSKDFINNEDIYSPLATVASKFSKVIADNIAGKKASFAGSIQSSMLRMFDLEIARAGLTEQMALKNNMKIKSVFIKDKDHTNYTPNQKDLYLKLIINENTREIIGAQMAGSNSSVLRIYALAALIWQKAKVDSELEQIDLPYAPPFSRTVDIIHIALSKLNK, from the coding sequence ATGAAAACATTAATTATTGGAGGTAGTGCAACTGGAATGGGTGTTGCTGCTAGGCTTAAAAGAAATGATCCTAGTATAGAAATAACAGTTATACAAGATAAAGATTATGTTTCTCTTGGAGCCTGTGGTCTTCCATATTTTGTTGCAAATAATTTTGAAGATAAAAATATTTTAATAGCAAGAAAAAAAGAAGAGTTTGAAAAAACTGGTATTAAAATTATTTCTAACGCAAAAGTAGATTCAGTTGATTTTAAAAATAAGACAGTATCTTTTAATGGTCAATTTGAATCTTATGATAATTTAGTTTTAGCAGTTGGCGCAAAGCCTATTAAGCCAAATATTATTGGTGTTGAAGGAGAAAATGTTTTTTCTCTTACAACATTAGAAGATGGAGTTTTGTTAAAAGAAAAAATACTTAACAATGACAAAATCAAAAAAGTTGTTATAGTTGGAGCAGGTTTTATTGGATTAGAAATGACTGAAACTTTTGCTGAATTGAATAAACAAGTATATTTATTAGAAATGGAATCAAAAGTTATGAAAAAAGCTTTTGATGAAGAAATCTCAAATTTAATTGAAGAGAAATTAATAGAGAAAAAAATTAATACTCTACTTGGTGAACAGTTAGTAGAAATAAAATTGAAAAATGATAAAGTTAATTCAATTTTATTAAAAAGTGGAAAAGAAATTAAAGCAGATGCAGTTTTACTTTCTGTTGGTTTTCAACCAAACACTTTATTTTTAAAGAATAGTGATTTAAAAATGAATGACAGAGGAACAATTATTGTCAATCAAAAAGGTGAAACAAATATTAAAGGTGTTTATGCAGCTGGTGATTGTGCAACTTCTAAGGACTTTATTAATAATGAAGATATTTATTCACCACTAGCAACTGTTGCTAGCAAATTTTCAAAAGTAATTGCAGATAATATTGCTGGTAAAAAAGCTAGTTTTGCAGGTTCTATTCAAAGTTCAATGTTAAGAATGTTTGACCTTGAAATAGCAAGAGCTGGATTAACAGAACAAATGGCATTAAAAAATAATATGAAAATTAAATCAGTTTTTATTAAAGATAAAGACCATACAAACTATACTCCAAATCAAAAAGACTTATATCTTAAATTGATAATTAATGAAAATACAAGGGAAATAATTGGAGCTCAAATGGCAGGAAGTAATAGTTCTGTTTTAAGAATTTATGCTTTGGCAGCTTTAATTTGACAAAAGGCAAAGGTAGATAGTGAATTAGAACAAATCGATTTACCTTATGCTCCACCATTTTCAAGAACTGTCGATATCATTCACATCGCTTTATCTAAGTTAAATAAATAA
- a CDS encoding dicarboxylate/amino acid:cation symporter translates to MLFLAEEEKGHNLLRDFVAISTWQSLVAISIFISLQVGLWFFLKKYKFAFMYRVILGMAIGLIFGIVLQSIIGFPDSDSFEEISKPWNELYWIYELNIWASFFKNIFINGVYLLTVPIVFIAIFKITSKPGETGLGRITAKGIALLLFNVAVMFTITFFIGLLVKVGQGFELTSDSSVTGKDNVPLPQIIWEYIPNNIIGALAKNTIIPVMVVGALAGGSVKILSKRKHVEMEAIRKAMDTGWDVMMSILMTFMKIMPLAVMSMITVSITSRPIGALVSIGKIIGVGYLGVAIALALLTLEIFLSGIKVGAWWKNAWKPLIQGFSTQSSNASLPIAMETLTQDMKVNGRSANTIQPISTTMGLIACAGVQSGLATSILWTGTSSGSAVHDMGLFTFFIMALFVTVIASLGIAGVPGTATVVTVGVLGGIGFGGYAGSVLQLIAPLDGLFDMGRTGANVVGGVAVATIVAKSEGLIEEGSNLLNERGIHSQQRILESKNLKDEHTKILISLNSTSMKELKNKDLTKEDKEKIKLKLKEDLKKEKQVYKEKKIIFKDKNNKKGDKK, encoded by the coding sequence ATGTTATTCTTGGCAGAAGAAGAAAAAGGCCATAACTTACTTAGAGATTTTGTAGCTATTAGTACATGACAATCACTTGTGGCAATATCTATATTTATTTCTTTACAAGTAGGACTATGATTCTTTTTAAAAAAATATAAATTTGCATTTATGTACAGAGTTATTCTTGGTATGGCAATTGGTTTAATATTTGGTATAGTATTACAATCAATTATAGGTTTTCCAGATTCGGATTCTTTTGAAGAGATTTCAAAACCTTGAAATGAGCTATATTGAATTTATGAGTTAAATATTTGAGCGTCGTTCTTTAAAAATATATTTATTAATGGTGTTTATTTATTAACAGTGCCAATTGTTTTTATTGCAATATTTAAAATAACATCTAAACCAGGTGAAACTGGTTTGGGAAGAATTACAGCAAAAGGAATTGCATTATTGCTATTTAATGTTGCTGTAATGTTCACAATAACTTTTTTTATAGGGTTATTAGTAAAAGTAGGACAGGGATTTGAATTAACTTCAGATTCTTCTGTTACTGGTAAAGATAATGTACCTTTACCTCAAATTATTTGAGAGTACATTCCAAATAATATTATTGGAGCTTTAGCAAAAAACACAATTATTCCTGTAATGGTAGTTGGAGCTTTAGCTGGTGGAAGTGTAAAAATTTTATCAAAAAGAAAACACGTTGAAATGGAAGCTATTAGAAAAGCAATGGATACAGGATGAGATGTTATGATGTCTATTTTAATGACATTTATGAAAATCATGCCTTTAGCTGTTATGTCTATGATTACTGTTTCAATTACTTCAAGACCAATTGGAGCATTAGTTTCAATTGGAAAAATAATTGGTGTAGGTTATTTAGGAGTTGCTATTGCATTGGCTCTTTTAACATTAGAAATATTCTTAAGTGGAATAAAAGTTGGAGCTTGATGAAAAAACGCTTGAAAACCTTTAATCCAAGGTTTTTCTACACAATCTTCTAATGCTTCCTTGCCAATAGCAATGGAAACATTAACACAAGATATGAAAGTAAATGGAAGATCTGCAAACACAATTCAACCAATTTCTACAACAATGGGATTGATTGCTTGTGCTGGAGTTCAATCAGGATTAGCAACAAGTATCTTATGAACAGGAACTAGTTCAGGAAGTGCTGTTCATGATATGGGGCTATTTACATTCTTTATAATGGCTTTATTTGTTACAGTAATTGCTTCACTTGGAATAGCAGGTGTTCCAGGAACTGCAACAGTTGTTACTGTTGGTGTACTTGGAGGTATTGGATTTGGAGGATATGCAGGAAGTGTCTTACAATTAATTGCACCTCTAGATGGTTTGTTTGATATGGGAAGAACTGGTGCCAATGTTGTTGGAGGTGTTGCTGTTGCCACAATTGTTGCAAAATCAGAAGGACTAATTGAAGAAGGATCCAATCTTTTAAATGAAAGAGGAATTCATTCACAACAAAGAATTCTAGAATCTAAAAATTTAAAAGATGAGCATACTAAAATTCTAATTTCCTTAAATTCCACATCAATGAAAGAATTAAAAAATAAAGACTTAACAAAAGAAGATAAGGAAAAAATTAAACTTAAATTAAAAGAAGATTTAAAAAAAGAAAAGCAAGTATATAAAGAAAAGAAAATTATTTTTAAAGATAAAAATAATAAAAAAGGAGATAAAAAATAA
- a CDS encoding lipoprotein, which yields MRRILSLLSSISLIASSSTLVASCTENSKEFKTIDFEKPSETIKEFESIKLKLKNRSKINGLKIESSSNLKVQLSGKNNDELIIIAGAIKKENDQETNEKEWVKMSAKNAYTEVIEFKITANLEGYKAIEVSGLNNENNLHLKAGLKETIVILNYEQLINFKINSDSTESINYMQNGDNIIVNAKQNSQSGASLKLILSADNSKVALEINIEVI from the coding sequence ATGAGAAGAATATTATCACTTTTATCAAGTATTTCTTTGATTGCTTCGTCTTCAACTTTAGTTGCTTCATGTACTGAAAATAGTAAAGAATTCAAAACAATTGATTTTGAAAAGCCATCAGAAACTATAAAAGAATTTGAGTCAATTAAATTAAAACTTAAAAATAGAAGTAAAATTAATGGTCTTAAAATTGAAAGTTCATCAAATCTTAAGGTTCAACTTAGTGGTAAAAATAATGATGAACTTATTATAATTGCTGGAGCCATTAAAAAAGAAAATGACCAAGAAACAAATGAAAAAGAATGAGTTAAAATGAGTGCAAAAAATGCTTATACAGAAGTAATTGAATTTAAAATTACTGCTAATTTAGAAGGTTATAAGGCAATTGAAGTTAGTGGTTTAAATAATGAAAATAATCTTCATTTAAAAGCAGGTTTAAAAGAAACAATTGTAATTTTAAATTATGAGCAATTAATTAATTTTAAAATCAATTCTGATAGTACTGAATCAATTAATTATATGCAAAATGGAGATAATATAATTGTAAATGCTAAGCAAAACTCTCAAAGTGGTGCAAGTCTAAAACTTATATTATCTGCTGATAATTCTAAGGTTGCATTGGAAATTAATATTGAAGTTATTTAA
- a CDS encoding single-stranded DNA-binding protein, translating into MNNVTIIGQMEGEPQVVFDSKDGQKKLYKFVLKVPRNYKTKTGETIADFINVKVWSNILGEEYEYFDQSYIGVEGRIVSFGNVENNKYGNELVANKIFQLS; encoded by the coding sequence ATGAATAATGTAACTATTATTGGCCAAATGGAAGGTGAACCTCAAGTTGTTTTTGATTCCAAAGATGGTCAAAAAAAATTATATAAATTTGTTTTAAAAGTACCAAGAAATTATAAAACTAAAACTGGTGAAACAATTGCTGACTTTATTAATGTTAAAGTTTGATCTAATATTTTAGGAGAAGAATATGAATATTTTGATCAATCTTATATTGGTGTTGAAGGAAGAATTGTATCTTTTGGAAATGTTGAAAATAATAAATATGGAAATGAATTAGTTGCAAATAAAATTTTTCAATTAAGCTAA
- a CDS encoding DNA-processing protein DprA, translating to MENVLLYFSIKYSGDWDQIYNALDTKEKITHKDLDEISNKVDCNFITILNPLYPNYLKNTHKPPFVIFYKGDLSLISNHNKTIALVGGDEVNEYGIKSTQTFMKELNEEGTVFSTIENIGVNNEVLDNGLKNNYKLIKIVEESMKDYLKKTLDIPERKNLLAITEIYESNNNIVNLMGDYANRMLCGISKAILFIQFKERDIIKKLFSFSINEGKEVFAVPDSIYSKNATNKLIKDGAKLVENAKDILNQI from the coding sequence GTGGAAAATGTACTATTATATTTTTCAATAAAATATAGCGGTGATTGAGATCAAATTTATAATGCTTTAGATACAAAAGAAAAAATTACTCATAAAGATTTGGATGAAATTTCAAACAAGGTTGATTGTAATTTTATAACTATTTTAAACCCATTATATCCAAACTACTTAAAAAATACTCATAAACCACCATTTGTAATATTTTATAAGGGTGACTTGTCTCTTATTTCTAACCACAATAAAACTATTGCATTAGTTGGTGGAGACGAGGTAAATGAGTATGGAATTAAAAGTACTCAAACTTTTATGAAGGAATTAAATGAAGAGGGTACAGTATTTTCTACAATTGAAAATATTGGTGTAAACAATGAAGTATTGGATAATGGGTTAAAAAATAATTACAAACTAATTAAAATAGTTGAAGAAAGTATGAAAGATTATCTTAAAAAAACACTTGATATACCAGAAAGAAAAAATTTATTGGCAATTACAGAAATATATGAATCAAATAACAATATTGTTAATCTTATGGGAGATTATGCAAATAGAATGTTATGTGGCATTTCAAAGGCAATCTTATTTATTCAATTTAAAGAACGAGATATAATAAAAAAACTATTCTCTTTTTCAATAAATGAAGGTAAAGAAGTCTTTGCAGTTCCTGATAGCATCTATTCAAAAAATGCTACAAATAAATTAATTAAAGATGGTGCAAAGTTAGTAGAAAATGCAAAAGATATATTAAATCAGATTTAA
- a CDS encoding ABC transporter ATP-binding protein: MSNNNIIEEVSSEKKAKKSNNKEFKKKKSGKAFFAIIFHYLKRHPLVGIFLVILTFASSLAGVLSPKIIQNIMLILVSKSTENEITTTPLFGFNLTWQDWIYVQLGLFGSLAIFTFASNYLAGIMGKNVEIELRNKTLEKLVKQDMSYYSDKKIGEILTKIVSDTQIIGDQAQQIPVTMLNASFTFFGALIMMFTIDTYLTVVVIITMIVIVTSIFSSFGIVKKAAFKTRDSITSINGDVTDRIATVRLIKASGTENYETERFKEIHKDYFKKSSSLIKLQSTIVTILVAGISSIQMIIVIAAAIKWHDEPATISVVLTAFISSVGTMVGPIMQVARLQIGLIQASTSAVRIDEILTSKSRIDPHYNPEEGIRIENIDKAIIFKDVEFRYPEKPEKIIIPKFSFTFEHGKSYAFVGETGAGKSTIAKLLLRFYDPFKGKILINGTNDLRDVNLASYLDKVGYVEQEPQILFGDVLDNIKYGRFNATDEEAIEAAKLAELHDLVMTWPEGYKTILGERGFMLSGGQKQRLVIARMFLKDPQLLILDEATSALDNIVEKEIQSKLDTLMKGRTTVTIAHRLSTIKNVDTIIVLAPEKGIAQVGSFSELKNKAGHFKNLYDAGLMG; this comes from the coding sequence ATGTCAAATAATAACATAATTGAAGAAGTAAGTTCAGAAAAAAAAGCAAAAAAGTCGAATAATAAAGAATTTAAAAAGAAAAAGAGTGGTAAAGCTTTCTTTGCTATTATTTTTCATTATTTAAAAAGACATCCATTAGTTGGTATATTTTTGGTTATACTAACATTTGCATCTTCTCTTGCAGGAGTTTTAAGTCCCAAAATTATTCAAAATATTATGTTGATATTAGTTTCAAAAAGTACTGAAAATGAAATTACAACTACACCTCTATTTGGGTTTAATTTGACTTGACAAGATTGAATTTATGTACAACTTGGATTATTTGGGTCATTGGCAATATTTACTTTTGCTTCAAATTATCTTGCAGGAATAATGGGTAAAAATGTGGAAATTGAACTAAGAAATAAAACATTAGAAAAACTAGTAAAACAAGATATGAGTTATTATTCTGATAAAAAAATTGGAGAAATACTAACAAAAATTGTTTCAGATACTCAAATTATTGGAGATCAAGCACAACAAATACCAGTAACAATGTTAAATGCATCATTTACATTTTTTGGAGCATTAATTATGATGTTTACAATTGATACTTATTTAACAGTGGTAGTAATAATAACAATGATCGTAATTGTAACATCAATATTTTCAAGTTTTGGAATTGTTAAAAAAGCAGCTTTCAAGACAAGAGATTCTATTACATCAATTAATGGTGATGTAACAGATAGAATAGCAACTGTTAGATTAATTAAAGCATCAGGAACAGAAAATTATGAAACAGAAAGATTTAAAGAAATTCATAAAGATTACTTTAAAAAATCAAGTAGTTTAATTAAGTTGCAATCAACAATTGTAACTATTTTAGTAGCAGGAATAAGTTCAATTCAAATGATAATAGTTATTGCTGCAGCAATAAAATGACATGATGAACCAGCAACAATTTCTGTTGTTTTAACAGCATTTATTTCATCAGTTGGAACAATGGTTGGACCAATTATGCAAGTTGCAAGATTACAAATTGGATTAATCCAAGCTTCAACTTCAGCTGTAAGAATTGATGAAATTCTTACTTCAAAATCAAGAATCGATCCTCATTATAATCCTGAAGAGGGAATTAGAATTGAAAATATTGATAAAGCAATTATCTTTAAAGATGTAGAGTTTAGATATCCAGAAAAACCCGAAAAAATTATTATTCCAAAATTTTCATTTACATTTGAACATGGTAAATCTTATGCATTTGTAGGTGAAACTGGAGCAGGTAAATCAACAATAGCGAAACTATTGTTAAGATTTTATGATCCTTTTAAAGGTAAAATTTTAATAAATGGAACTAATGATTTAAGAGATGTTAATTTAGCAAGTTATTTAGATAAAGTTGGTTATGTAGAACAAGAACCTCAAATTTTATTTGGAGATGTTCTAGATAATATCAAATATGGTCGATTTAATGCCACTGATGAAGAAGCTATTGAAGCTGCTAAGTTAGCTGAATTGCATGACTTAGTAATGACTTGACCAGAAGGATACAAAACTATTCTTGGAGAACGTGGATTCATGTTATCTGGTGGTCAAAAACAAAGATTAGTAATTGCAAGAATGTTCTTAAAAGATCCTCAGTTATTAATTTTAGATGAAGCAACAAGTGCTTTAGATAATATTGTTGAAAAAGAAATACAATCTAAATTAGATACATTAATGAAGGGTAGAACAACTGTTACTATTGCACATAGATTAAGTACAATAAAAAATGTTGATACAATTATAGTATTGGCCCCTGAAAAAGGTATTGCTCAAGTTGGTAGTTTTAGTGAGTTAAAAAATAAAGCAGGTCACTTTAAAAATCTATACGATGCAGGATTGATGGGTTAA